In Xanthomonas sp. SI, the following are encoded in one genomic region:
- a CDS encoding ABC transporter permease, whose amino-acid sequence MSLFRTVFTVMRKELRDLSRDRRTLALALLLGPLLYPALILGMGALAESRVRTQIDKPLDIPVIGRERAPNLVAFLAAQGLNAVAPPKDLTAAIRSQDVDLALKIDEDYANAWREGRPALVEIIKDSTRRDADIPTTRVQTALSMYSQQVGALRLLARGVDAQVARPLDMAVQDLATAEAKRGVLLAMLLPVLLSITSFIGGAYLILDATAGERERQSLEPLLATPASRGAIVSGKIAAACVVGLASLLLTLLAFKLSAQVASGIGRQLNVSFVAMLQMLFVLLPMLFIGTSLLTLLAATAKSMKEAQSHMTWLMLLPMLPGYALMVYPLKTTLWQFAVPFLAQNQMLLKIIRREPIDLQIWAVYLAAGFGLAAVLWLAAVRRYRQERLAISG is encoded by the coding sequence ATGAGCCTGTTTCGAACCGTTTTCACCGTGATGCGCAAGGAATTGCGTGATCTGTCGCGCGACCGCCGGACCCTGGCGCTGGCCCTGCTGCTGGGCCCGCTGCTGTATCCGGCGCTGATCCTGGGCATGGGCGCGCTGGCCGAGAGCCGGGTCAGGACCCAGATCGACAAGCCGCTGGACATCCCGGTGATCGGCCGCGAGCGCGCGCCGAACCTGGTCGCGTTCCTCGCCGCGCAAGGCCTGAACGCGGTCGCGCCGCCCAAGGACCTGACCGCGGCGATCCGCAGCCAGGACGTGGACCTGGCGCTGAAGATCGACGAGGACTACGCCAACGCCTGGCGCGAAGGGCGGCCGGCGCTGGTGGAGATCATCAAGGACAGCACCCGCCGCGACGCCGACATCCCGACCACGCGCGTGCAGACGGCGCTGAGCATGTACAGCCAGCAGGTCGGCGCGCTGCGGCTGTTGGCGCGCGGCGTCGATGCGCAGGTGGCGCGGCCGCTGGACATGGCCGTCCAGGACCTGGCCACGGCCGAAGCCAAGCGCGGCGTGCTGCTGGCGATGCTGCTGCCGGTGCTGCTGAGCATCACTTCGTTCATCGGCGGCGCCTATCTGATCCTCGACGCCACCGCCGGCGAGCGCGAGCGGCAATCGCTGGAGCCGCTGCTGGCCACGCCTGCCTCGCGCGGCGCCATCGTCAGCGGCAAGATCGCCGCCGCGTGCGTGGTCGGGCTGGCCTCGCTGCTGCTGACCCTGCTCGCGTTCAAGCTCAGCGCGCAGGTCGCCAGCGGCATCGGCCGCCAGCTCAACGTCAGCTTCGTGGCGATGTTGCAGATGCTGTTCGTGCTGCTGCCGATGCTGTTCATCGGCACCTCGCTGCTGACCCTGCTGGCCGCGACGGCCAAGAGCATGAAGGAAGCGCAGAGCCACATGACCTGGCTGATGCTGCTGCCGATGCTGCCCGGCTACGCGTTGATGGTGTATCCGCTGAAGACCACGCTGTGGCAGTTCGCGGTGCCGTTCCTGGCGCAGAACCAGATGCTGCTGAAGATCATCCGCCGCGAACCGATCGACCTGCAGATCTGGGCGGTGTACCTGGCCGCCGGTTTCGGCCTGGCCGCGGTACTGTGGCTGGCCGCGGTGCGCCGCTACCGGCAGGAGCGGTTGGCGATATCGGGGTGA
- a CDS encoding energy transducer TonB, protein MLQVTTLAKARRMAPVLLLAALAACSKQEDAAPAAAPAAKPAATAPAAPPVSAKVQSMGTEQLHESASQALRENRMYAPAGNNAVEYYLALRDKQPDDAGVKSALTDLMPYTLIAAEQSINREDFPEAQRLVALIEKIDSQAPALPRLKLGVSNGMQSAAQRSQEETDKVKKEAEQKTKLLAEQQKQAQQQASEAQAAQQIAAQQEAARRETARQDAERQAAAARSAPAAAPAAQPTAAPPAAAPAATATASTQSLRAISTPAPRYPPEALRSGTAGEVLVEITVGTDGSVTSARVLRATPARVFDREALNATKRWRFEPVSAPVTTRRTLAFNPGG, encoded by the coding sequence ATGTTGCAGGTAACGACATTAGCAAAGGCGCGCCGCATGGCGCCGGTACTGCTGCTGGCCGCGCTGGCCGCCTGTTCCAAGCAGGAAGACGCCGCCCCGGCCGCTGCGCCGGCGGCCAAGCCCGCGGCAACCGCGCCAGCCGCGCCGCCGGTCTCGGCCAAGGTGCAGTCGATGGGCACCGAACAACTGCACGAATCGGCCAGCCAGGCGCTGCGCGAGAACCGCATGTACGCGCCGGCCGGCAACAACGCGGTCGAGTACTACCTGGCGCTGCGCGACAAACAGCCGGACGACGCCGGGGTGAAGAGCGCGCTGACCGACCTGATGCCGTACACGTTGATCGCCGCCGAGCAGAGCATCAACCGCGAGGACTTCCCGGAGGCGCAGCGGCTGGTCGCGCTGATCGAAAAGATCGACAGCCAGGCGCCGGCATTGCCGCGGCTGAAGCTGGGCGTGAGCAACGGCATGCAGTCCGCGGCGCAGCGCAGCCAGGAAGAGACCGACAAGGTCAAGAAGGAGGCCGAACAGAAGACCAAGCTGTTGGCCGAGCAGCAGAAGCAGGCGCAACAGCAGGCCAGCGAGGCGCAGGCTGCGCAGCAGATCGCCGCGCAACAGGAAGCCGCGCGCCGCGAGACTGCGCGCCAGGACGCCGAGCGCCAGGCCGCAGCGGCACGCAGCGCGCCGGCAGCGGCTCCGGCAGCGCAGCCCACCGCCGCGCCGCCAGCCGCCGCGCCCGCGGCAACGGCCACTGCCAGCACCCAATCGCTGCGCGCGATCAGCACCCCGGCGCCGCGCTACCCGCCCGAAGCGCTACGCTCGGGCACCGCCGGCGAAGTGCTGGTGGAGATCACCGTCGGCACCGACGGCTCGGTCACCAGCGCCCGCGTGCTGCGCGCCACCCCGGCACGGGTGTTCGACCGCGAGGCGTTGAACGCGACCAAGCGCTGGCGCTTCGAGCCGGTCAGCGCGCCGGTGACCACACGGCGCACGCTGGCGTTCAATCCCGGCGGCTGA
- a CDS encoding TIGR00645 family protein → MSPPRPTPRLNPLSSLIFASRWLQLPLYLGLIVAQGVYVFLFGKELWHLIHEAPSLGEQQIMLIVLGLIDVVMISNLLVMVIVGGYETFVSRLGLEGHPDQPEWLSHVNASVLKVKLALSIIGISSIHLLKTFIAVGALGGMPLCSPDQLASAAATVDLKSCATLTQTGVLWQTIIHGIFILSAIGIAWTDRLMSAPPKPAH, encoded by the coding sequence ATGAGCCCTCCGCGCCCGACGCCCCGCCTGAATCCGCTGTCCAGCCTGATCTTCGCCTCGCGCTGGTTGCAGCTGCCGCTGTACCTGGGACTGATCGTGGCCCAGGGCGTGTACGTGTTCCTGTTCGGCAAGGAGCTGTGGCACCTGATCCACGAAGCGCCGAGCCTGGGCGAGCAGCAGATCATGCTGATCGTGCTCGGCCTGATCGACGTGGTGATGATCTCCAACCTGCTGGTGATGGTGATCGTCGGCGGCTACGAGACCTTCGTCTCGCGGCTGGGCCTGGAGGGCCATCCGGACCAGCCGGAGTGGCTGAGCCACGTCAATGCCAGCGTGCTGAAGGTGAAGCTGGCGCTGTCGATCATCGGCATCTCCTCGATCCACCTGCTCAAGACCTTCATCGCGGTCGGCGCGCTCGGCGGCATGCCGCTGTGCTCGCCGGACCAATTGGCCAGCGCCGCGGCCACGGTAGACCTGAAGAGCTGTGCGACGCTGACCCAGACCGGCGTGCTGTGGCAGACCATCATCCACGGCATCTTCATCCTGTCGGCGATCGGCATCGCCTGGACCGATCGGCTGATGTCGGCGCCGCCGAAACCGGCGCACTGA
- a CDS encoding glutathione binding-like protein, translating into MIDLYYWPTPNGHKVTLLLEEAGLDYTIKPVNIGAGEQFAPEFLAISPNNKMPAIVDHAPADGGAPQSVFESGAILLYLAEKTGRFLPADPRGRTVALEWLFWQMAGLGPMTGQMGHFNVYAPEKIGYAIDRYNAEVRRLHGVLDKRLAHSEYLAGAEYGIADMASYPWIEVYNGLTPDYAAFPHLKRWHDAIGARPATQRAYALKQQVNPDAGKPLSDAERKHLFGKR; encoded by the coding sequence ATGATCGATCTGTACTACTGGCCCACGCCCAACGGCCACAAGGTCACGTTGTTGCTCGAGGAAGCCGGCCTGGACTACACCATCAAGCCGGTCAACATCGGCGCCGGCGAGCAGTTCGCGCCGGAGTTCCTGGCGATCTCGCCGAACAACAAGATGCCGGCGATCGTGGACCATGCGCCGGCCGACGGCGGCGCGCCGCAGAGCGTGTTCGAATCCGGCGCGATCCTGCTGTACCTGGCCGAGAAGACCGGGCGCTTCCTGCCGGCCGATCCGCGCGGGCGCACCGTCGCGCTGGAGTGGCTGTTCTGGCAGATGGCCGGGCTCGGCCCGATGACCGGCCAGATGGGCCATTTCAATGTCTACGCGCCGGAGAAGATCGGCTACGCGATCGACCGCTACAACGCCGAGGTGCGGCGCCTGCACGGCGTGCTCGACAAGCGCCTGGCGCACAGCGAGTACCTGGCCGGCGCCGAGTACGGCATCGCCGACATGGCCAGCTATCCGTGGATCGAGGTGTACAACGGGCTCACTCCCGACTATGCCGCGTTCCCGCATCTCAAGCGCTGGCACGATGCGATCGGCGCACGCCCGGCCACGCAGCGCGCCTACGCGCTGAAGCAGCAGGTCAATCCGGATGCCGGCAAGCCGCTCAGCGACGCCGAACGCAAGCACCTGTTCGGCAAGCGCTGA
- a CDS encoding S9 family peptidase: protein MRSVFAALALMLATSLVPAHAEKLTLEAITGSKPLSGPTLMKPQVAPDGSRVTFLRGKDSDRNQLDLWEYDIASGQTRLLVDSKVVLPGTETLSDEEKARRERQRISAYAGIVDYQWAPDAHALLFPLGGELYLYDLRKTGSAAVRKLTNGGGFATDPKISPKGGYVSFVRARNLWVIDLASGQQHQLTRDGSDTIGNGVAEFVADEEMDRHTGYWWAPDDSAIAFARIDESGVPVQKRPEVYADHTEVIEQRYPQAGQPNVRIQLGTIAPRADAQPQWIDLGKNADIYLARVDWRDAQRLTFQRQSRDQKKLELIEATLAGGKQRVLVTETSKTWVPLNHDLHFLKDGRFVWGSERSGYEHLYLASEDGRKLVPLTHGDWIVDELLAVDEGAGKVYFSATKESPTQTQLYTVPLAGGAIEKLSKPNGTHAASFAKNASVYVDSWSNTTTPPQIELFRANGEKIATLLVNDLADPQHPYAKYRDAQRPLEFGSLTAADGKTPLHYRLTKPADFDPAKRYPVVVYVYGGPAAQTVLDGWPARGDALFDQYLAQHGYVVFSVDNRGTPRRGRDFGGALYQRQGTVEVDDQLRGVAWLKAQPWVDAARIGVYGWSNGGYMTLMLLAKHSEAYACGVAGAPVTDWGLYDSHYTERYMNLPAANPDGYRDGRVAAHLDGLNSPLLLIHGMADDNVLFTNSTSLMSELQKRGKLFELMTYPGAKHGLSGSNALHRYRTTETFLARCLKP, encoded by the coding sequence ATGCGCTCTGTGTTCGCCGCTCTCGCCCTTATGCTCGCCACTTCCCTCGTTCCCGCGCACGCCGAAAAACTGACCCTGGAGGCCATCACCGGCAGCAAGCCGTTGTCGGGGCCGACCTTGATGAAACCGCAGGTCGCACCCGACGGTTCGCGGGTGACCTTCCTGCGTGGCAAGGACAGCGACCGCAACCAGCTGGACCTGTGGGAATACGACATCGCCAGCGGCCAGACCCGCTTGCTGGTGGACTCGAAGGTGGTGCTGCCCGGCACCGAAACGCTGAGCGACGAGGAAAAGGCGCGGCGCGAGCGCCAGCGCATTTCCGCCTATGCCGGCATCGTCGATTACCAGTGGGCGCCGGATGCGCACGCGCTGCTGTTCCCGCTCGGCGGCGAGCTGTATCTGTACGACCTGCGCAAGACCGGCAGCGCCGCGGTGCGCAAGCTCACCAATGGCGGGGGCTTCGCCACCGATCCGAAGATCTCGCCGAAGGGCGGCTACGTCAGCTTCGTGCGTGCGCGCAACCTGTGGGTGATCGACCTAGCCAGCGGCCAGCAGCATCAGCTGACTCGCGACGGCAGCGACACCATCGGCAACGGCGTGGCCGAGTTCGTCGCCGACGAGGAGATGGACCGCCACACCGGCTACTGGTGGGCACCGGACGACTCGGCGATCGCCTTCGCGCGCATCGACGAATCCGGCGTGCCGGTGCAGAAGCGCCCGGAGGTGTATGCCGACCATACCGAGGTGATCGAGCAGCGCTATCCGCAGGCAGGGCAGCCCAACGTCAGGATCCAGCTGGGCACGATCGCGCCGCGCGCCGACGCGCAGCCGCAGTGGATCGACCTGGGCAAGAATGCGGACATCTACCTGGCGCGGGTGGACTGGCGCGATGCGCAGCGCCTGACCTTCCAGCGCCAGTCGCGCGACCAGAAAAAGCTCGAACTGATCGAGGCGACCCTAGCCGGCGGCAAGCAGCGCGTGCTGGTCACCGAGACCAGCAAGACCTGGGTGCCGCTCAACCACGACCTGCATTTCCTCAAGGACGGGCGCTTCGTCTGGGGCTCGGAGCGCAGCGGCTACGAGCACCTGTACCTGGCCTCGGAAGACGGCCGCAAACTGGTGCCGCTGACCCATGGCGACTGGATCGTGGACGAGTTGCTGGCGGTGGACGAGGGCGCCGGCAAGGTCTACTTCTCCGCGACCAAGGAGTCGCCGACCCAGACCCAGCTCTACACGGTGCCGCTGGCCGGCGGCGCCATCGAGAAGCTGTCCAAGCCCAACGGCACGCATGCGGCCAGCTTCGCCAAGAACGCCAGTGTCTATGTCGACAGCTGGTCCAATACCACCACGCCGCCGCAGATCGAGTTGTTCCGCGCCAATGGCGAAAAGATCGCCACGCTGCTGGTCAACGACCTGGCCGATCCGCAGCATCCCTACGCCAAGTATCGCGACGCGCAGCGGCCGCTCGAGTTCGGTAGTCTGACCGCCGCCGACGGCAAGACGCCGCTGCACTACCGGCTGACCAAGCCGGCCGACTTCGATCCGGCCAAGCGCTATCCGGTGGTGGTCTACGTCTACGGCGGCCCCGCCGCGCAGACCGTGCTCGATGGCTGGCCGGCGCGCGGCGACGCGCTGTTCGACCAGTATCTTGCCCAGCATGGCTACGTCGTGTTCTCGGTCGACAACCGCGGCACGCCGCGCCGCGGCCGCGACTTCGGCGGCGCGCTGTACCAGCGCCAGGGCACGGTGGAAGTGGACGACCAACTGCGCGGCGTGGCCTGGCTGAAGGCGCAGCCGTGGGTGGATGCCGCGCGCATCGGCGTGTACGGCTGGTCCAACGGCGGCTACATGACCCTGATGCTGCTGGCCAAGCACAGCGAGGCCTATGCCTGCGGCGTGGCCGGCGCGCCGGTGACCGATTGGGGGCTGTACGACAGCCACTACACCGAGCGCTACATGAACCTGCCCGCGGCCAATCCGGACGGCTACCGCGACGGCCGCGTGGCCGCGCATCTGGACGGCCTGAATTCGCCGTTGCTGCTGATCCACGGCATGGCCGACGACAACGTGCTATTCACCAATTCCACCTCGCTGATGAGCGAGCTGCAGAAACGCGGCAAGCTGTTCGAGCTGATGACCTATCCCGGCGCCAAGCACGGCCTGTCCGGCAGCAATGCGCTGCACCGCTACCGCACCACCGAAACGTTTCTGGCGCGTTGCCTGAAGCCCTGA
- a CDS encoding cytochrome c oxidase assembly factor 1 family protein, whose protein sequence is MSTPPPPLPNSPSPPPSLDTAAAATPPLAVRRGWWSRHWKWAVPLLVMVLGAMLLASIAVFVLGIARVTKSSEPYRVGLMAAQFDQRVIDALGAPVKDGIMPSGSISTSNGTGNANFSVSLHGARGNGTLYIEAERHAGEWHYTTLQVLPDAGEAIPLLDDVAPDEEDAGETDAESDSDADAASEVQAEADPSAPVGADSTQ, encoded by the coding sequence ATGTCCACGCCGCCACCGCCGCTTCCCAATTCGCCCTCGCCCCCGCCCTCGCTCGATACCGCTGCCGCCGCCACGCCGCCGTTGGCGGTCCGCAGGGGCTGGTGGTCGCGTCACTGGAAATGGGCGGTGCCGTTGCTGGTGATGGTGCTGGGCGCAATGCTGCTGGCCTCGATCGCCGTGTTCGTGCTCGGCATCGCACGCGTCACCAAGTCGTCCGAGCCGTACCGCGTCGGCCTGATGGCCGCGCAGTTCGACCAGCGGGTCATCGATGCTCTGGGCGCGCCGGTCAAGGACGGGATCATGCCCAGCGGCAGCATTTCCACCAGCAACGGCACCGGTAACGCCAATTTCAGCGTCTCGCTGCACGGCGCGCGCGGCAACGGCACCTTGTACATCGAGGCCGAGCGCCATGCCGGCGAATGGCATTACACGACGCTGCAGGTGCTGCCCGACGCCGGTGAGGCGATCCCGTTGCTCGACGATGTCGCACCGGACGAAGAGGACGCCGGCGAAACCGATGCCGAGTCCGATTCCGACGCGGATGCCGCTAGCGAGGTGCAGGCCGAAGCGGATCCGTCTGCGCCGGTCGGGGCGGATAGCACGCAGTAA
- a CDS encoding DUF885 domain-containing protein — MKPLVLAIALALAAPLPVLAQAAPAAASAETAGPAWVKRSNDFAQILLQAQAPFQPEEVSFFGVPGYDDKVTDLGPDNARRYRDAIGKARRALQEKLEVERDPNVRQDLAIMIHAADQAAEGSALNERLMLPWQDAPQMVFGGLNNLLSEQVPAARRAKALDRLQRYVGLAPGSSSSLVLARQRYEEKLADGALLPPTRREVEQALSNVDTYAKGIRELFATYKIDGAEPALAAMDKQFKDYAAWTRKVVLPKAREDARLPPELYAFQLKQVGIDIAPQLLMQRAQLEFMETRAAMQQLAPLVAKAKGLKVDNPSDYRAVIRALKRDTIANDQLETHYRDVIAQIDPIIRQQRIVDVPQRPMQMRLGSAAESAAQPAPHFRPAPLVGNTGEQGTFVLPLGNPDTAGKGEHYDDFNFGSAAWTLSAHEGRPGHELQFTAMVERGVSLARSMFAFNSVNVEGWALYAEAEMVPYEPLDGQLIALQFRLLRAARAMLDPMLNLGLTDRERARLVLENDVGLSPAMARQELDRYMMRAPGQAGSYFYGYSRIMELRMRTELALGAKFDRLKFNNFLLDQGLLPPDQLATAVDEVFVPTQRK; from the coding sequence ATGAAGCCACTCGTCCTCGCCATCGCGCTGGCCCTGGCCGCGCCCTTGCCTGTCCTCGCGCAGGCCGCGCCGGCTGCCGCTTCGGCCGAGACCGCCGGCCCGGCATGGGTGAAGCGCAGCAACGACTTCGCGCAGATCCTGCTGCAGGCGCAGGCGCCGTTCCAACCCGAGGAGGTGAGCTTCTTCGGCGTTCCAGGGTATGACGACAAGGTCACCGACCTGGGGCCGGACAATGCCCGCCGCTATCGCGACGCGATCGGCAAGGCCCGGCGCGCGCTGCAGGAAAAGCTGGAAGTCGAGCGCGACCCCAACGTCCGCCAGGACCTGGCGATCATGATCCACGCCGCCGACCAGGCCGCCGAAGGCAGCGCGTTGAACGAGCGCCTGATGCTGCCGTGGCAGGATGCGCCGCAGATGGTGTTCGGCGGCCTCAACAATCTGCTGTCCGAACAGGTGCCGGCGGCGCGCCGGGCCAAGGCGCTGGACCGGCTGCAGCGCTACGTCGGCCTGGCGCCCGGTAGCAGCTCCTCGCTCGTGTTGGCGCGCCAGCGCTACGAGGAAAAGCTGGCCGACGGCGCGCTGCTGCCGCCGACCCGGCGCGAGGTCGAGCAGGCCTTGAGCAACGTGGACACCTACGCCAAGGGCATTCGCGAACTGTTCGCGACCTACAAGATCGACGGCGCCGAACCGGCGCTGGCGGCGATGGACAAACAGTTCAAGGACTACGCCGCCTGGACGCGCAAGGTGGTGTTGCCGAAGGCGCGCGAGGACGCGCGCCTGCCGCCGGAGCTGTATGCCTTCCAGCTCAAGCAGGTCGGCATCGACATCGCGCCGCAATTGTTGATGCAGCGCGCGCAACTTGAATTCATGGAGACCCGCGCGGCGATGCAGCAGCTGGCGCCGCTGGTGGCCAAGGCCAAGGGCCTGAAGGTCGACAATCCCAGTGACTACCGCGCGGTGATCCGCGCGCTCAAGCGCGACACCATCGCCAACGACCAGCTGGAAACCCATTACCGCGACGTCATCGCGCAGATCGATCCGATCATCCGCCAGCAGCGCATCGTCGATGTGCCGCAGCGGCCGATGCAGATGCGGCTGGGGTCGGCGGCCGAGAGCGCGGCGCAACCGGCGCCGCATTTCCGTCCGGCGCCGCTGGTCGGCAATACCGGCGAGCAGGGCACCTTCGTGCTGCCGCTGGGCAATCCGGATACCGCCGGCAAGGGCGAGCACTACGACGACTTCAACTTCGGCTCGGCGGCGTGGACGCTGAGCGCACACGAGGGCCGGCCCGGCCACGAACTGCAGTTCACCGCGATGGTCGAGCGCGGCGTGTCGCTGGCGCGCAGCATGTTCGCGTTCAATTCGGTCAACGTCGAGGGCTGGGCGCTGTATGCCGAGGCCGAAATGGTGCCGTACGAACCGCTGGACGGGCAGCTCATCGCGCTGCAGTTCCGCCTGCTGCGCGCCGCGCGCGCCATGCTCGACCCGATGCTCAACCTGGGCCTGACCGACCGCGAACGCGCGCGCCTGGTGCTGGAGAATGACGTCGGCCTGTCGCCGGCGATGGCGCGGCAGGAACTGGACCGCTACATGATGCGCGCGCCCGGCCAGGCCGGCAGCTACTTCTACGGCTACAGCCGCATCATGGAACTGCGCATGCGCACCGAACTGGCGCTGGGCGCGAAGTTCGACCGGCTCAAGTTCAACAATTTCCTGCTCGACCAGGGCCTGCTGCCGCCGGATCAGCTGGCGACCGCGGTGGACGAGGTATTCGTGCCGACGCAGCGGAAGTGA
- a CDS encoding thiamine pyrophosphate-dependent enzyme — MARNGADILIDTLMAFGVDTIFGMPGDGINALMESIRVRAPRVRFVQMRHEESAAFAATAHAKVSGRLGCCLATTGPGGVHLLNGLYDAKLDRAPVIAITGSPYHDLADTFTQQDVDHSKLFMDVAAYSARVMGAGQVENVASLACRHALALRGVAHLAMPIDVQDEPEAADVASSRNLPHHASLLPAAGHGRADAEAIERAAELLNDAERVTILAGQGALGAIEALTETAELLGAPIVKALLGKGLLADDHPLTTGGIGLLGTRPSQEAMEGCDALLIVGSTFPYIEYYPKPGQARGVQLDCDATRVGLRFPVEVGLVGDARSTLQALNAQLRRKQERGFLQQAQEGYRQWRALLRSSVERQAIPMPPGRIVREMGDRLDEDAIVVWDCGHNTGLMARYVQAKARQTYIGSGLLASMACAVPYAIAAALAHPGRQVVVFTGDGGLSMLLGELVTIARYRLPIKLVVIKNNTLGQIKWEQMMFLGNPETECDLTPIDFAQVAQACGVASWRVQDPAQCAEVVQAALAAPGAALIEASVDPNEPLLPPKRVEQYARHLEQALQRGTPGAQELREALAREPARTMLQD; from the coding sequence ATGGCGCGCAACGGGGCGGACATCCTGATCGACACGCTGATGGCGTTCGGCGTGGACACGATCTTCGGCATGCCGGGCGACGGCATCAATGCACTGATGGAATCGATCCGGGTGCGCGCACCGCGGGTGCGTTTCGTGCAGATGCGCCACGAGGAATCGGCAGCCTTCGCGGCCACGGCCCACGCCAAGGTCAGCGGCAGGCTCGGTTGCTGCCTGGCCACCACCGGCCCGGGCGGGGTGCATCTGCTGAACGGGCTCTACGACGCCAAGCTCGACCGCGCGCCGGTGATCGCGATCACCGGGTCGCCGTACCACGACCTGGCCGACACCTTCACCCAGCAGGACGTGGACCACAGCAAGCTGTTCATGGACGTGGCGGCGTATTCGGCCCGGGTCATGGGCGCCGGGCAGGTCGAGAACGTCGCCAGCCTGGCCTGCCGGCATGCGCTGGCGCTGCGCGGCGTGGCTCATCTGGCGATGCCGATCGACGTGCAGGACGAGCCGGAAGCGGCCGATGTCGCCTCCAGCCGCAACCTGCCGCACCATGCATCGCTGCTGCCCGCGGCCGGCCACGGCCGCGCCGATGCGGAGGCCATCGAACGCGCCGCAGAACTGCTGAACGATGCCGAGCGGGTGACGATCCTGGCCGGGCAGGGTGCGCTTGGCGCCATCGAAGCGCTGACCGAGACCGCCGAGCTGCTCGGCGCGCCGATCGTCAAGGCGCTGCTCGGCAAGGGCCTGCTGGCCGACGACCATCCGCTCACCACCGGCGGCATCGGCCTGCTCGGCACCCGCCCCAGCCAGGAGGCGATGGAGGGCTGCGATGCCCTGCTGATCGTCGGCTCGACCTTTCCCTACATCGAGTACTACCCCAAGCCCGGGCAGGCGCGCGGCGTGCAACTGGATTGCGATGCCACCCGCGTCGGCCTGCGCTTCCCGGTCGAGGTGGGCCTGGTCGGCGATGCGCGCAGCACGCTGCAGGCGCTCAACGCGCAGTTGCGGCGCAAGCAGGAGCGCGGCTTCCTGCAGCAGGCGCAGGAAGGCTACCGGCAATGGCGGGCCCTGTTGCGCAGCAGCGTCGAGCGGCAGGCGATCCCGATGCCGCCGGGGCGGATCGTGCGCGAGATGGGCGACCGACTGGACGAGGACGCCATCGTGGTGTGGGACTGCGGCCACAATACCGGGCTGATGGCGCGCTACGTGCAGGCGAAGGCGCGGCAGACCTACATCGGTTCCGGCCTGCTGGCGTCGATGGCCTGCGCGGTGCCCTACGCGATCGCCGCGGCGCTGGCGCATCCGGGCCGGCAGGTGGTCGTCTTCACCGGCGACGGCGGCTTGAGCATGCTGCTGGGCGAATTGGTCACCATCGCCCGCTACCGCCTGCCGATCAAGCTGGTGGTGATCAAGAACAACACGCTGGGCCAGATCAAGTGGGAGCAGATGATGTTCCTGGGCAATCCGGAGACGGAATGCGACCTCACTCCCATCGACTTCGCGCAGGTGGCGCAAGCCTGCGGCGTCGCCAGCTGGCGCGTGCAAGATCCGGCGCAGTGCGCCGAGGTGGTGCAGGCGGCGCTGGCCGCGCCCGGCGCGGCGTTGATCGAAGCGAGCGTGGATCCGAACGAACCGTTGCTGCCGCCCAAGCGCGTGGAGCAGTACGCCAGGCACTTGGAGCAGGCCTTGCAGCGCGGCACGCC